The uncultured Desulfobulbus sp. genome window below encodes:
- a CDS encoding murein L,D-transpeptidase family protein: protein MQPHFSAPQLFLALMVLALLVSQAFTAVAADIPSTPEAESLLAQVRPELQRQLQRKGLSLGQPIFVRIFKIPGTLEVWVEKNHRFQLFKTYRICTYSGFLGPKTREGDKQAPEGFYSVTPDQLNPKSSYHLSFNIGYPNEYDAARYRGGKYIMVHGDCQSSGCFAMTDNRIEEIYLLAHAAFSQGQEQFGVHIFPFHLTPRNLEKYWASPWIKFWENLQPGYMAFEQLRQVPMIAVQKGKYVVSSRGSHLALQHLK, encoded by the coding sequence ATGCAACCTCATTTCAGTGCTCCCCAACTTTTTCTGGCGTTGATGGTGCTGGCCTTACTTGTCTCACAGGCCTTTACGGCGGTTGCCGCTGATATCCCTTCGACCCCTGAGGCGGAGAGTCTCCTCGCCCAGGTTCGGCCAGAGCTGCAGCGTCAGCTTCAGCGAAAGGGGCTGAGCCTTGGCCAACCCATCTTTGTTCGCATTTTCAAAATACCGGGCACCCTGGAAGTTTGGGTTGAAAAGAATCACCGGTTTCAACTCTTTAAAACCTACCGAATCTGTACCTATTCAGGATTCCTTGGCCCAAAAACCCGGGAAGGGGATAAACAGGCCCCGGAAGGGTTTTATTCAGTCACTCCAGATCAGCTCAATCCCAAGTCTAGCTACCACCTCTCCTTTAATATTGGCTATCCCAACGAGTATGATGCGGCCAGATACCGTGGCGGTAAATACATTATGGTCCATGGGGACTGCCAATCCTCGGGCTGTTTTGCCATGACCGATAACCGGATCGAAGAAATTTATCTGCTGGCCCATGCCGCATTCAGCCAGGGGCAGGAGCAGTTCGGCGTGCATATCTTTCCCTTTCACCTGACGCCGAGAAACCTGGAGAAGTACTGGGCCTCTCCCTGGATAAAGTTCTGGGAGAATCTTCAGCCCGGTTACATGGCCTTTGAACAACTCCGACAGGTGCCCATGATCGCGGTGCAGAAAGGGAAGTATGTGGTGAGCTCACGGGGCTCCCATTTAGCCTTACAGCATTTGAAATAA